The nucleotide window CTCGAAGATGGCCTCGTCGGCGGCGAGGCTCGACATGAACTCGCGGGCGGGGCCGCCGCTGAAGCGGTCGCGGCGGACGGCGGTGCCGCCGCCGCCGTCGCCGTCGTCACCCACGTCGCCGTTGGCGTCGCCCGCGCTCGCGTCGGTCGCGCCGGGATCGTCGTCGGTCATTCAGTTCTCGTCGGTCTCGGCGGCGGCTCCCGACCCGTCGGTCGCGAGTTCGGGCTTCTCGACCCCCGCCTTCACGTCGTTGGCGAGGCGCTCCTGAAGCCCGTGGTACTTCGCGACGCCCGTCGCGTCCGACTGGGCGATGCCGGCGACGTCCTCGGTGTTGAACGAGGCCATCTCCTCGGAGTAGACGGCGTACTCGGAGTCGCGGGCGACGACGCGGCAGTCGCCGCCGGACACCTTCACCGTCGCCGTGCCGGTCACCACGTCCTGCGTCTCGTCGACGAAGGCGTTCAGCGCGTCGACGACCGGTGCGAACACGAGCCCCTGATACGCCTTCTCGGACCACTCCTGTTCGATCCCCTTCTTGAACGAGCGCTCGTTTTTCGTGAGAACGAGGTCTTCGAGCGCCTGATGCGCGGTGAGGAGGACGGTCGCGGCCGGGTGCTCGTAGTTCTCGCGCACCTTCAGGCCGAGCATGCGGTCCTCCATCACGTCGGTGCGGCCGACGCCGTAGCCGCCGGCGTATTCGTTGAGATGCTGGATGAGCGGGACCGGGTCCATCGCCTCGCCGTCGACGGCGACCGGAACGCCCTCCTCGAAGGTCACCTCGATGGTGGTCTCCCCTTCCGGCTCCGCGGTCCACTCGTAGATGTCCTCCGGCGGCTCGTAGTCCGGGTTCTCCAGTTTCCCGCCCTCGACCGCGCGCGACCAGATGTTCTCGTCGATGGACCAGACGCCGCCGTCGCCGGCCTCGACGGGCAGGTCCTTCTCGGCGGCGTAGTCGATCTCCCACTCGCGGGTGAGCCCGAGTTCGCGCACGGGAGCGATCACTTCCAAGTCGGAGCCGCGCCAGACGGCCTCGAACCGGAGCTGGTCGTTGCCCTTGCCCGTACAGCCGTGGGCGATGGCGTCACAGCCCTGCTCCTCGGCGACCCCGAGGATCGCCTCGGCGATAACCGGGCGCGCGAGGGCGGTCCCGAGCGGGTAGCCCTGATAGCTGGCGTTCGACTTCACCGCGTCGAAACAGAGGTCCGCGAACTCGTCTTTCGCGTCGACGACGTGGAGGTCGAGCCCCAGCGCCTCGGCGGTCTCCTCGGCCTCGTCGAACTCCTCGGTCGGCTGGCCGACGTCGACGTTGACGCCGATGACCTCGTCGTAGCCGTACTCCTCTTTCAGTAGCGGTACGCAGACCGTGGTGTCGAGTCCCCCGCTGAACGCGAGTGCAACGCTCGTCATTACCGGAGGAGACACGGCCTATGCCCTTAAATTCAGCGGTTTCATATTTGTAAGAAAAAAATTGAGCGGTCGCTCACGGAGACTACAGTCGAGACTCCACGGAACGAAACGGCGCGAACGCGACGAGGGATGAAGTGTTAGTGGCCCGAAGGGCCTCGTCGTCGCGCCGCGCCGGAAGCCGGTCGCGGCGGTCGGACGTCTCGTCGCGGTCGCAGGGCTCGTCGGTCTCGGAGGAGGCCGGCGTCGAGACGAGCCGCTGCGGTCATCGGGTAAACGTTGCCACGCTCTCGTATAAAAGCGTTCCGTAACCCTCCGCGTCTCGGACGGATCTCCTCGTCCCAGCGGCTCGTGAACTGACGGCGTGACCGTCGCGAGCAGCGTCGAAGCCCCAGTCGCTCGGTACAACATAGTTGCTGCTGAGGACACGACCGCCGAAGCCCCAGCCGCTCGGCGATACGGGAGTGCTTTTGTCGAGAGCAACTTCGTGACTGAGACCGCCGAAGCCCCAGTCGCGAGGCGGCCGCACGCTCGTTGCGGTCCTCGTCGCTCACTCCGTTCGCTCCTGCGGTCCTTACTTCGCCTGCGCCCGCCTCGCGACTGCCCCTTCGATTCCCACCCCGCACAGCACCGCAACCGCACCTCACGCCTCCCCAGCCTCGTCGCTGGCGGTCTTCGCTTCGCTCGACCGCCAGCGACTCCCTCGCGCGGGCTCCTCGCGGCCGCCGAGGGCGGCCGCTCGCAGGCGCGCGCCGACCGCATTCTTTCGATTCTCGCGTGTTCAGATCGCTTCGCGGTACGCCTCCAGCGTCCGCTCGACGTCCTCCTCCGTGTGCGCGTAGGAGGTGAACTGGCACTCGAATTGGTTCGCGGTGAGGAACACGCCCCGGTCTTTCATCTCCTGCCAGAACACGCGCTCCCACCGGTCGGTCGCGGCCGCGGCGACGTCCGCGCCGGTCTTCGGGCAGGTCTCGTAGCGGGCGCAGTCGGGGTTCTGCCGACAGCCGCCCGCACAGCAGGCGTCGACGTCGTCGGGCGCGTCGCGTGTGAACACCGTCTTGAACATCGAGTCGGTGCCGACGACGGTGTACTCCGGGGCGCGCTCCGCGCAGATCTCGGCTATTCCCTCACGGAGCTTCCGGCCGAGCCGGTTGACGTGCTCGTACACGTCGTTCTCGGCGGCGTACTCCAGCGTCGCCTTCCCCGCGGCCATCGTCACTGGGTGGCCGGAGAAGGTGCCCGACTGGAACACGTCGCCCGCGGGCGTGAACCGCTCGATGATCTCCGCTTTCCCGCCGATTGCGCCGACCGGGAACCCGCCGCCGATGATCTTGCCGAAGGTAGTCACGTCCGGCGTCACGCCGAACTTCGACTGCGCGCAGCCCAGCCCGCCGACGCGGAACCCCGTGATCACCTCGTCGAAGACCAGCAGCGAGCTGTAGTCGTCACAGAGGTCCCGGAGCGTCTCGTGGTAGCCGTCGATCGGGGCGACGATGCCGGTGTTGGCTAAGATTGGCTCGACGAGGACGGCGGCGATGTCGTCGCCGTGTTCGGCGAACACCTCCTTGGCCGCCTGCGGGTCGTTGAACGGGATCGGGAGGGTGTGTTCGGCGAACTCTTCCGGGATCCCCTTCGTCGACGGGTGGGGGTCGTCCGCCGACCCCTCCACGAGCGTCGACTCCTGTGCGCCGTGGTAGCCGCCCTGCATCACGACGATCTTGTCGCGGCCGGTGTGGCCGCGCGCGAGCCGCACAGCCGAGACGGTCGCCTCCGTCCCCGAGTTGACGAAGCGGATCGACTCGACGCTCGGGACGTGTCGCGCCACGAACTCGGCGTGTTCGACCTCGATCTCCGTCGGCGCGCCGTACATCGGTCCCTCCGCGACGTGCGACTGGACCGCGGCTTCGACCGGGTCCGGGAGGTCGTGGCCGTACAGGAGCGGCCCGTACCCCATCACCCAGTCGACGTAGCGGTTGCCGTCCGCGTCGATCACGTGCCCGCCGTCGCCGCGCTCGATAAAGAACGGGTGCGGCATGTTCGCCCGGACCGAGGAGTTGACCCCGCCCGGCATGACCGACAGCGCGCGGTCGTACAGCCCGCGCGAGCGCTCGTGGTTCATGTCCGAACGGTTGGGTCGGCGGGCTGAAAGTAGTTGCCGAACCGGTCGCGTCCGGTTCGGATCCGCAAAAAAAGCGGCCGGTCAGTTCGTGCGCTACGCGCCTACACCGCCTCCGGCCCGGTCGCGCCCGTGCGGACCTGAAGCGCGTCCTCGACGGGCATGATGAACACCTTGCCGTCGCCCGGTTCGCCGGTCTTGGCCGCGCCCGCGATCGCCTCCGCGACCTCGTCGGCCGGGATGTCGGCGACGACGACCTCGACCTTCACCTTCTGGTGGAGGTCGACCGTGAACTCCTCGCCGCGCCACTGGCCCTTCTTCGCGGGCTGGCTGCCGCGGCCGGAGACGTTCGTCACCGTGAGCGAGGGCGCGTTGACCTCCGCGAGCGCCTGCTTGATGGCTCCGAGCTTGTCGGGGCGGACGACCGCCGTGACCATCTTGATCTCCGCGCCGGATTCCTCGCCGCCGTCGGCGCGCGGGGAGTCGTTCGCCGACTCGGTCGCGTCGACGACCGACGGGCCGCCGTCGGTCGCCACGTTCGCGCGGCCGAACTCGGGGTACGTCTCGACGCCGTGTTCGCTGACGTCGAGGCCGTCGCGCTCGTGTTCGGGGGTGACGCGGGCCTGACCGAGGGCCTTGAACGCGCCGAAGACGATTGCCGTCGCGATGACGGTCCACGCGGTGATGACGACCACGCCGATCACCTGCGAGACGAGGAGGTCGACCGAGAAGCCGTTGATGCTGACGAACGGCAGCGCGAGTACGCCGAGGACCCCGGCGGAGCCGTGGACCGGGAACACCGCGCAGACGTCGTCGATCTTCATCGTGTCCGAGACGAACTCGAAGACGAGCGGGAGCTGGAGGCCACAGAGGAGACCGACCGCGACGGCACCCCACCACGTGACGAGGTTCGCGATGCCGGTCACGCCGACCAGCCCGGCGAGCAGCCCGTTCGCGACGTACAGCGTGTCGACCTTCTTCGAGAGCGCCAGCGAGGCCGCGGCGGCACCGACGCCGCCGGCTGCCATGCCGAGCGTCGTGCCGAGCGCGACGCGACCGACCGACGCGTAGCCGCCGAGCGCGAGTTCCCCGGCGTCGGTGACCGAGAACACCGTCGCGGTCGTGCCGACGTTGAAGCCGTACCAGCCGAACGCCAGGATGAGGGTCCCGAGCACCGCGAACGTCATCGAGTGACCGGGGATGACGTTCGAGGAGCCGTCCTCGGCGTAGCGGTCCATCCGCGGACCGAGCACGTACGCCGCCGTGAGACCGGCGATGCCGCCCATCCCGTGGACGATCATCCCGCCCGCGAAGTCGGTGAAGCCGAGGCCGCCCCCGCCGAGGAAGCCGCCGCCCCAGGTGATGCCCGCGACGACCGGGTAGATGACCGCCGAGATGGCGATCGTGTACGCCACGTACGCGCGGAGCTTCGCCCGTCCGGCGACCGCGCCAGAGACGATGGTGGCGGCCGTCATCGCGAAGACGGCACCGAACAGCCAGCTGTTGACCCAGCCGCCGTCACCGAGGGCGGACGCCGCCGAGAAGCCGCCGCCGGCGGAGAGTCCCTCGACGCCGAACCCGACCAGGAAGTAGACGAGGACGCCGACGCTCCAGGTCAGCAGGTTCTTGGTGAGCTGGTTGGCGACGTTCTTCGCGCGCACCTGCCCCGCTTCGAGCATCGCGAAGCCGGCGTGCATGAAGAAGATGAGGAAACAGACCACTGCGACCCACATGAGGTTCACGCCCTCGGCGAGGACGCTCGGGTCGATCGAGGCGAGTACGGCACTCGTCACGCGTCGGTCACCTCTACTGAACGCACGTCCGATTCAAAACGCATCTTGCTCGGATTCATGTGTTGAATCACGTCTCGACTCCCGGGAACGACTATATATAAACGTTCGAGTTGGGTTTCACAAAAAATATTCTTGATAATACGACGGCTGTCAAATATAAAGACGACCATGCGGAATATAAGGACGTTTATCGCCGGATTCTACGGCAAGCGTTGCGACCGAATCGGACGGTTGTTGTGTCAACTGGACGAATAGTATGGGCCGATCGGCCGCGATCCGCCGTCCCAACGCGGCCCGCGACCGACCGTGGCGAGTATTGCCACACTGGAGTTCGCCGACGGCCGGTGTTACGCGTTGTACCGACCGGTATCGGACGTTTCAGGGCGTGAGTAGATAAATTGACGTTCGTCAACCGACTTCGCCATCGGCCGATTCGATCGCGCGACCCGCGCCGATTTCCGTTGGTTTCGCGGCCGTCGCAGACGGAGAACCGCCCGTTACTCCGGCTTCAGCCCCTCGTTCTGGACGCGCATCACGGCCTCGCCGTCGGCGAGGTTCGGCGCGTCGACGAGCCGAACGATCCGCTTGTCGCCCTTCGACTTCCGGAGGTAGATCCGGAACGTGGAGGCGTGACCCAGGATGTTGCCGCCGATTGCCTGCGTCGGGTCGCCGAAGTAGGAGTCCGGGTTCGACGCGACCTGATTCGTGACGAGGATGGCGGTGTTGTACAGGTCGCCGAGCCGCATCAGGTCGTGGAGGTGTTTGTTGAGCTTCTGCTGTCGCTCCGCGAGTTCGCCCCGGCCGACGTACTCCGCGCGGAAGTGCGCGGTGAGCGAGTCGACGCAGACGATCCGGATCGGCCACTCCGTCTCCTCGTGTTCGCCGGCCAGCTCCTTCGCTTTCTCGGCCAGCAGGATCTGGTGGTTGGAGTTGAACGCCTTCGCGACGTGGATCTGATCCAAGAACGCGTCGACCAAGTCCTCCAAGGCCTCCTCGTCGCTCGGGGTGCCGTCTATCTCGCGGCGCTCCATCTCGTCTGCGAGGATCTCGTCGTCCAGCCCGCGGACCATGTCGTCGATCCGCTCCGGCCGGAACGTGTCCTCGGAGTCGACGAAGATGCAGCCGCCCTCCAGCCCGCCGTTCTCCTTCGAAAGCTGGACGTTGACCGCCATCTGGTGGGTGACCTGCGACTTGCCAGCGCCGAACTCGCCGTACACTTCCGTGATCGACTGCGTCTCCATCCCGCCGCCGAGCAGGTCGTCGACCTCGTCGATCTGCCACGAGAGCTTGCCGATCTCCTGACGGCGTTCGAGCACGGTCGCGCCGGTCTCGAAGCCGCCGACGTCGGCGGCCTCGCGGGCGGCGTTGATGATGTCGCTGGCGGACGACTCACCGATGTCGGCGGTGTTCGACATCTCGCCGGGGCTGGCGACCGCGATCGACTGGTAGCTCTCGAATCCGTTGTCCACGAGCTTGTCCGCGGTCGCGGGGCCGACGCCGGGGAGGTCCTCGAGTTCGTCTTCAGGCATGTACACGACCCTTGTCCGGCATTGGGTATAAAGACTGGTTTACACCTTAGTGGAAGTGAAATCTCGGGTGCGTCGCCGCTCGGTCGTGGCTCGCCATCTCTCAAAAGCGCTCGTCGGGACGATCGGATCTACCGGACGGTGAAACTGGTCGGCGGCGGGAGCCGCGACCGCCGGTCCCGGGACCTGCGTCGCCCGCTCAGAAACCGACGCGGCGGACGTAGTCGAGGTCACGTATTTCCACGAGCAGGTCGCCCGGCAGCTCGGCGTCGGTGATCACGTACAGCTTCGGGTCGT belongs to Halorubrum sp. DM2 and includes:
- a CDS encoding argininosuccinate synthase, coding for MTSVALAFSGGLDTTVCVPLLKEEYGYDEVIGVNVDVGQPTEEFDEAEETAEALGLDLHVVDAKDEFADLCFDAVKSNASYQGYPLGTALARPVIAEAILGVAEEQGCDAIAHGCTGKGNDQLRFEAVWRGSDLEVIAPVRELGLTREWEIDYAAEKDLPVEAGDGGVWSIDENIWSRAVEGGKLENPDYEPPEDIYEWTAEPEGETTIEVTFEEGVPVAVDGEAMDPVPLIQHLNEYAGGYGVGRTDVMEDRMLGLKVRENYEHPAATVLLTAHQALEDLVLTKNERSFKKGIEQEWSEKAYQGLVFAPVVDALNAFVDETQDVVTGTATVKVSGGDCRVVARDSEYAVYSEEMASFNTEDVAGIAQSDATGVAKYHGLQERLANDVKAGVEKPELATDGSGAAAETDEN
- a CDS encoding glutamate-1-semialdehyde 2,1-aminomutase, which encodes MNHERSRGLYDRALSVMPGGVNSSVRANMPHPFFIERGDGGHVIDADGNRYVDWVMGYGPLLYGHDLPDPVEAAVQSHVAEGPMYGAPTEIEVEHAEFVARHVPSVESIRFVNSGTEATVSAVRLARGHTGRDKIVVMQGGYHGAQESTLVEGSADDPHPSTKGIPEEFAEHTLPIPFNDPQAAKEVFAEHGDDIAAVLVEPILANTGIVAPIDGYHETLRDLCDDYSSLLVFDEVITGFRVGGLGCAQSKFGVTPDVTTFGKIIGGGFPVGAIGGKAEIIERFTPAGDVFQSGTFSGHPVTMAAGKATLEYAAENDVYEHVNRLGRKLREGIAEICAERAPEYTVVGTDSMFKTVFTRDAPDDVDACCAGGCRQNPDCARYETCPKTGADVAAAATDRWERVFWQEMKDRGVFLTANQFECQFTSYAHTEEDVERTLEAYREAI
- a CDS encoding ammonium transporter; this encodes MTSAVLASIDPSVLAEGVNLMWVAVVCFLIFFMHAGFAMLEAGQVRAKNVANQLTKNLLTWSVGVLVYFLVGFGVEGLSAGGGFSAASALGDGGWVNSWLFGAVFAMTAATIVSGAVAGRAKLRAYVAYTIAISAVIYPVVAGITWGGGFLGGGGLGFTDFAGGMIVHGMGGIAGLTAAYVLGPRMDRYAEDGSSNVIPGHSMTFAVLGTLILAFGWYGFNVGTTATVFSVTDAGELALGGYASVGRVALGTTLGMAAGGVGAAAASLALSKKVDTLYVANGLLAGLVGVTGIANLVTWWGAVAVGLLCGLQLPLVFEFVSDTMKIDDVCAVFPVHGSAGVLGVLALPFVSINGFSVDLLVSQVIGVVVITAWTVIATAIVFGAFKALGQARVTPEHERDGLDVSEHGVETYPEFGRANVATDGGPSVVDATESANDSPRADGGEESGAEIKMVTAVVRPDKLGAIKQALAEVNAPSLTVTNVSGRGSQPAKKGQWRGEEFTVDLHQKVKVEVVVADIPADEVAEAIAGAAKTGEPGDGKVFIMPVEDALQVRTGATGPEAV
- the radA gene encoding DNA repair and recombination protein RadA, with amino-acid sequence MPEDELEDLPGVGPATADKLVDNGFESYQSIAVASPGEMSNTADIGESSASDIINAAREAADVGGFETGATVLERRQEIGKLSWQIDEVDDLLGGGMETQSITEVYGEFGAGKSQVTHQMAVNVQLSKENGGLEGGCIFVDSEDTFRPERIDDMVRGLDDEILADEMERREIDGTPSDEEALEDLVDAFLDQIHVAKAFNSNHQILLAEKAKELAGEHEETEWPIRIVCVDSLTAHFRAEYVGRGELAERQQKLNKHLHDLMRLGDLYNTAILVTNQVASNPDSYFGDPTQAIGGNILGHASTFRIYLRKSKGDKRIVRLVDAPNLADGEAVMRVQNEGLKPE